The proteins below are encoded in one region of Juglans microcarpa x Juglans regia isolate MS1-56 chromosome 4D, Jm3101_v1.0, whole genome shotgun sequence:
- the LOC121260158 gene encoding uncharacterized protein LOC121260158 has protein sequence MKANKWLLDLDRTFKISDCTEEQKLQNAKHLLQGEVGIWWDTKRQLLITELGNITILTWERFKEEFDNRFVPNSMKTQKAQEFATLVQGNLTVEQYAMKFMELGRFAPHLIAIEKIQAQKFQAGLNPRIRSYNVLGGKNIPNKRPNQSPPTQARVYAITLGDISEEIPEDEETNVITGGMVKATPSLISALQSRKCIANGAIAYLALIMESFRDDKEIRGIPVVEEYPKVFIDDLPGLPPDREIEFTIELEPTTTPVHKTPYLKNKYPLPRIDDLLDQLQAASVFSKIDLRSGYHQLKIKEKDIPKTAFRTRYRHHEEFVMSFGLTNAPAAFMDMMNRVFRPNLDSFVVVLIDDILIYSSSEEDHKQYLRLPFVCQIQ, from the exons ATGAAGGCTAACAAGTGGCTATTAGATCTCGACAGGACCTTCAAGATCAGCGATTGTACTGAGGAACAGAAGTTACAGAATGCAAAGCACCTGCTGCAGGGTGAAGTTGGAATTTGGTGGGACACCAAGAGACAACTTCTAATTACAGAATTGGGAAATATCACCATTTTGACCTGGGAGAGGTTTAAGGAGGAATTTGACAATCGTTTCGTCCCAAATTCAATGAAGACTCAAAAGGCCCAGGAGTTTGCCACGTTAGTACAAGGCAATCTCACTGTTGAGCAGTATGCTATGAAGTTTATGGAGTTGGGAAGGTTTGCCCCACACTTGATTGCTATTGAGAAAATACAAGCCCAGAAGTTTCAAGCAGGGCTGAATCCTAGAATTCGCAGTTAT AATGTTCTAGGAGGAAAAAACATTCCTAACAAACGGCCCAATCAGAGCCCACCTACTCAAGCCCGTGTTTATGCCATCACCCTTGGTGATATCAGCGAGGAAATCCCTGAGGACGAGGAAACAAACGTTATCACTG GAGGAATGGTGAAGGCTACCCCTTCTCTGATTTCAGCTTTGCAGTCAAGAAAGTGCATCGCTAATGGTGCCATAGCCTACTTAGCCCTCATAATGGAGAGTTTTCGTGATGATAAGGAGATACGAGGGATACCTGTAGTTGAGGAATACCCTAAGGTTTTCATTGACGATCTACCCGGACTACCCCCCGATAGAGAAATCGAGTTCACCATAGAACTAGAACCCACAACAACCCCTGTCCATAAAACCCCTTACC TGAAGAACAAGTACCCGTTACCACGTATCGATGACCTACTAGATCAATTGCAAGCAGCATCAGTGTTCTCTAAGATTGACTTAAGGTCTGGTTATCATCAACTCAAGATTAAGGAGAAGGATATCCCTAAGACGGCATTTCGAACCAGATACAGACATCACGAAGAATTCGTGATGTCCTTTGGTCTAACCAATGCCCCGGCCGCCttcatggatatgatgaacAGAGTATTCAGACCCAATCTGGATAGCTTTGTTGTTGTATTGATTGACGATATATTGATTTATTCAAGCAGCGAAGAAGATCACAAGCAGTATCTTCGTTTACCATTTGTATGCCAAATTCAGTAA
- the LOC121260159 gene encoding uncharacterized protein LOC121260159, whose translation MEKVGAVAYRLDLPTELQEIHNVFHVSSLKKSFEKQFPTVVDTRDISLQPNLTYEEVPIQITDWKDKELRNRKIPLVKVLWRNHDVEEATWEKEADMRSKYPYLFGM comes from the coding sequence ATGGAGAAAGTAGGAGCAGTCGCTTACAGGCTAGATCTTCCCACTGAATTGCAAGAAATCCACAATGTTTTCCATGTATCTTCTCTCAAGAAGAGTTTCGAAAAGCAATTCCCAACCGTTGTTGACACGAGGGATATTTCACTTCAGCCCAACCTAACCTATGAGGAAGTTCCAATTCAGATCACTGATTGGAAGGATAAGGAACTACGGAATCGTAAAATCCCCTTGGTTAAGGTTTTGTGGCGAAATCATGATGTTGAAGAGGCCACATGGGAAAAAGAAGCTGACATGAGAAGCAAATACCCTTATTTGTTTGGCATGTGA